From Lolium perenne isolate Kyuss_39 chromosome 5, Kyuss_2.0, whole genome shotgun sequence, a single genomic window includes:
- the LOC127326378 gene encoding disease resistance protein PIK6-NP-like: protein MEEAPVTAAKLGALLVHSEYKLGRRTRKDVEFIHSKFKSMHSLLWAIWEREDRDAASKELRMEAWDLADDMDDAVDDFVLTLQRHITKRRIQPKTKERPFLDLKKRADDVWKRCRCQWKKETTPGIIPSLFSGKKAIASKPRAHPFVRKDVAELVCMEEPRDELVQHLVGKEASLQLKMASIVGMAGMGKTTLARLVYEAIGNKFQVRAFVSVNPGGSMKEVLASILEQVGADSTAPFAGSQAATEVEHLIHIISNCLKDQR, encoded by the coding sequence ATGGAGGAGGCTCCCGTGACCGCAGCCAAGCTGGGCGCTCTGTTGGTGCACAGTGAGTACAAGCTTGGGCGCCGGACTCGGAAGGACGTGGAGTTCATCCACTCCAAGTTCAAGTCCATGCACTCTCTCCTCTGGGCGATATGGGAGAGGGAGGATCGTGATGCGGCATCCAAGGAGTtgaggatggaagcctgggatctcGCCGACGACATggacgacgccgtcgacgactTCGTCCTCACTCTACAGAGGCACATCACCAAGCGTCGCATCCAGCCCAAGACCAAGGAAAGGCCCTTCCTGGATCTCAAGAAGAGAGCCGATGATGTGTGGAAGCGGTGCCGCTGCCAGTGGAAGAAGGAGACTACTCCGGGAATCATCCCCAGCTTATTTTCAGGGAAGAAAGCCATCGCCTCCAAACCTCGAGCTCATCCCTTTGTCCGCAAGGATGTGGCAGAGCTCGTGTGTATGGAAGAACCGAGGGATGAGCTCGTTCAACACCTGGTAGGAAAGGAGGCGAGCCTGCAGCTCAAAATGGCATCAATTGTTGGAATGGCAGGGATGGGGAAAACCACTCTTGCACGCCTTGTGTATGAGGCGATTGGAAATAAGTTCCAGGTCCGGGCTTTTGTGTCAGTCAATCCTGGTGGTAGCATGAAGGAGGTTCTCGCAAGTATTCTTGAACAAGTTGGAGCTGACAGTACAGCACCATTTGCTGGCTCCCAAGCTGCTACCGAAGTAGAACATCTCATCCATATCATATCGAATTGCCTCAAGGACCAAAGGTAA